The following nucleotide sequence is from Brassica rapa cultivar Chiifu-401-42 unplaced genomic scaffold, CAAS_Brap_v3.01 Scaffold0562, whole genome shotgun sequence.
ccTTATATACAGAttcataaacttttataaatatatttttaaaaccttaaaaatgatttataagttcttataaatagttttataaacccttataagaGCTTTCTAACATGCAAGATAATATAGATTAGCTAGAGCCCAAGCTGCAGCAAGACTACCTTCCTTTCCCTTGTATCAGAACTTTGCAATTGATCAACCTTCTCGGTGGGAAGATAAGGGACATTTTCATCCATCCTAGGACCAACAGAGCCTCTCCCACGTTTGTTCCTGTCATTTACAAAGAGACTCAGAAGATGAAGGAAGCTAAAGGTAACAGAAGCTATAGCAAATAGACATATATACCGTGATTGGAGAAAAGACTCAATTCTCATCATCTCCTAaaccttcatcatcatcatccaagtACAATCTTTTGTCCAATGATGATTGATGAGTGATCTTTCTCTCCTCGTTAATGGAGCTACATTTCTTATCCAAACTCCTTTTCGAGAAACTACTACTCCACTTCATTTGGCTACTGCTGTTGCTGCTTTCCTCTCTTGATTTTATTTTGAGCCTTTCGTTTTCTTGCTCCTGAGTCTTCCACATCTCATTGGATTCTACCGCTCTGTTTGTTGTATTATGGTCAAGAAACAAGCAAGAGATTAgagtaaataattaacatattgaGCTACATTGAGTACTAGACAGACACGTAAGTCACAACTGTTAAGAAACGcagaaccaaaaacaaaactttcagATTCTGCCAACTTTCTTATTGTGAATCGACCATTCACCAACAATTAAAGCAAATGTGTGCTGGCAGGATTGTGGCTCTCATATAAGCTTGAACACAGCTTCTCAGGAACTGAACATATCAATTACATTACAAAATAACTCAGATTTACAAAGGGTTATAAAGGGTCTTAAGTTGTCAAAACTCAATGTTTTCACAATCAGAATTGTTTATCTTAGATCGACATGTACAGATTAGAAGTCTAAAGCAATCTTGTTTGATTTTCGACTATAGTAACCACAAAATCGAAATTTCGCAAAATTAAtcgacacaaacaaaaaaaggagaaaTTAGATGCATACCAGTTGGGAATCTTGTACAGAAGTAGGAGTCGACAAGTGAACCGCAGAGTGAACCGCAGAGAACCGGTGGAATGAGAGAGAGATGGTGGATCTCCGGTGAATCGGAGGCAGAGAGGAAGAAAAAAGatcgcgagagagagagaaagaaaagaggatCGCGAGAGAGAGATAAGGTTAGGGCTAGTATGGTCTTTTGGTCATTAATGAAAAGTGTATTTGTGAAAATGTCTTCATACTAGTGGTATACTTGAAATGTGGTACCAAAGAAAGTGTAGAAGTAAAATTCCCCCattctgatatatatatatgacaacatAATTACTGCAgttcaaaaatgaaaatacataattaaaaagttaaaaaaaatagttgtatttttaaaatattttataaatcacatattattataaataaaaatatcaatagctagtttatttaaatatactaaataaaatttaaatgtacTTTTATAAGTTCAGGAAAGTActgtataaaattataaatatattttgaattcggaatttaaaactttattatCCTTCTGGTTTCTCAAAAATTGGATTAATGATTTTTTGgtctgatattaaaaaaaattattttagaagtttatttcttgtttaaaaaaaattaatacaagAATATATATCacgaattttaataaatagtacCAATAGTAAGAAAATGAATCTTACTAAACCTTTTTTGATTACagtaattatcattttttatttttttcttatattaaaatataaataaaataaaagcaatttaaaaaaaattggaaacccaccgtaagataagaaaaaaactatGAAAACTTGGCTTTTGGTTTTTGTGTTAAGAAAACAGTTATTTGCAAAAACTAATTTTCCTACATTTTAGGGAAtctattcttttaaaattttgattggttGCTAAATGgtttttggaaaaacaaaaaccaaaaactaatccaaaaactacaaacaatcaacctTTTAGTCAAATTCGTTTCGAGCGAAAGCAATAGATATGCAATGTACCAAACAAAATCAGTGCTGTGCGAAGATTTTTGGAGGCCTGAGAcgagttaaaaatatatattttacatgatattgttaataatagttttatttaaatttgaatcatataaacatttgaaatatgtatatatatatatatatatatataacactgagttttttttgaatttattacATCAACGTTTCTGATTCTTCTtcataaaaatgttataaactaaaaaaattaaaatcatgataaaaaatatgaatttgtaAGTTAATAACAAAGATACAAATTTGGGATTGAAATGTTGGTATccgttaaaaaaacaaaaatcttagcatttaaattaaatataataaactatatattcgaaatttcatatttttttaccaaatttccataaatatataaaataaaattaactcaTAGTATATAAAAGAAGACAAATGTGGATTAAATATTTGCAATTTTTAGAAGTagaatctttattattttatttaaaatatagagatattGATAGTTATTTTAAACAGAAGTTAAATTCtgaatcaaataaatataaaaatgttattaagAGAATATTTTAAGTACTAtgtaaaaaattttttttgtaattagggTCTCTggaatttttacaaaattaggGGTCCTAGTTAAATGcctttttgaccaaaaaaaaaaaggttaaatgccttttttttttaaaggctaTAAGCACGACTCTGAACAAAATCACACCTTTACACGGATTACTCTTCAATTAAATTCAGATTCAAAGGGACTGAAAAATACGGACAGTAGGACTTGGAGAAGATGACAATCTTGTTGGACAATATGGCTGCACGAAAGCCAACATTGAATTCGCAGCTCCCGCAGATTTTGACAGATCGCTGAAGATGGCTGCGAAACTTGCCAACCATCCTCCTTTAGAATTAAGTCCGTTTCTAGGTAAGTGCAAGACGTGTTTTTGCACATggttttttttgcaaaatattTCGTGTGTTGTTAGATGATTACAGCTCGCATGAAACCTCAAAAAGTAAAGAGACGGGCCTGTTtagaataaacaaaacaaagaaaaacttaTTTTCTGAATTTGTTAATTGTTCTGGGCTTGTATTTTTAAACATGGTCTTCTGGGCTAAGCCCAGCCTATTTGTGACGTAAGGCCTAGATATAAGAAGCGTTGACTTGTCCGCATCATCATGTGATATCTCATAATTGTGAGTCGGTATGGTTTTTGTCCATTTCCACATCATGTGCATGTCCCCTTTCATTTATTTCATTTCTATATCACCTTTCAAATTAATATCTATAGCACGGAATTATTGAACCAAATATATAAAGTGCCCATCATACATTTACTATATCAGatattaaatattgtttttaattagCTATAGAAAACGATATATAATACTACAAAAAAACACTAGTCTCTTCAATACTTCAACTACCGACCACGCTATTAGTATTATACTAGTATTTATCTACGAACCAGCATGTGCTTCCTGTTAATCCCAAGTTTTGGTTGATAATAATAAGTCAACCGTACATGGATTTCAGCTTATGTTTCTGCATTTTTATTTCTACTATGTTTCAACAAGAGTGTGAGAAGTACGCAtgcagaaataaataaataaaagaaacggCTAGTGGGTGATTATACTTTTTAATCTGTGATTATATCTTAATCTGCTTCACTGTGTAAATGTCAATCTGGAAAACAATCATGaaaaactcattatttttacATTATAAGGTATATAAATGGCAACGAACTTAGGGTGTaagtaagaaaaaataaacactGCACATGCATTGGCTTTTAGCGAAATACGTTATTTAAAGGTAGTCACTAAAATGGACAGCAGCGGGTCTGCAACTACCATGTGCtgtgtttattttattatttatacataaatttatatgaataacGATCGAAAACTCGTTAACGAAACTTAAAACAAGGTTAGGAAAAAGTGTTTGTTGGTAGAAAGCATGAAGCATTGCTTGCGGAATTAGCAATTAGCATTTACAAGTTTAATCAGCGATTGTGACTTAACATCGATAATTAGGTGAAGCGGAGATGAATAGAGTAACAAAACCATTTTTGTTAGTTTCGgaataacaaaagaaagaataaaaaaaaaactgagaggGGTAAAAGGGTAATAAAGTGAAAAAAATGTTCTTAGTTTAGCGCGGCAGTTTGTAAAGTGAAAGGCTAATAATAAAAAGAGAGGAGGAGTTTGCCAGATTGCAGAAAAACGCCATTAACGATCACAGCTGTGCGAATCCGATTAATccagagagggagagagagtcaTAGAATAtctggatcttcttcttcttcttcattcagATTCTCTTCTCGGAGCTGCCTTTGGTTATCTTTATCTTCTCGGAGGGTAGACgaggtaagaagaagaaattcATCTAATGCGTGTTACGTGTAGGaggcattgttttaattttcgACTCCATGTTTGCTGAATATTGTTTATtggaattttattttgtttggagGCAGGTGTATGTATGTGTAAGTAATTtgtgaaatttaaaacaaaagattCGGGTCGTCCTCACTGCACATGGAGTTAGCGTTGAGGCAGGTCGAACATTCTACAGAAGCGGCTGTGTCATCATCATCTTAAGGCCTCCTTCCTTAGGTAAATTTGATTCCATTCATAAGCAtctcatttttgtttctttgtattcaataaaatatatacatcttAGGGGGACCATTTATACAAACCTCCGCAAAACCTATCCTGGAATAGTTATAATATGAATCTTGTTTTTGTCTCTGTCTCCATAGTCCAGACTCAAGAATCTCCGTTTTCTGATCTTGCTCTGTAACATATTACTTTTAGTATCATTATTAGTTTGGTAGAGAAAGAGACACACATGGTTGTTACCGGCATGGAATTTGACCAGATGATTGATTGGACTCAATTATTGACTTATTATTACACTTTGCCTCCattatataatgttttcattCTCATTTTTCTACTCTGGAGGTATGATGATGACTACGGAAGCGGATCAGATGCAAGGACcaagcggcggcggcggcggcggctgtGAAGAAAAGATTTCTGTTTCTGTTCGTCTGCGACCTTTAAATGACAAGGAAATGTTGAGGAATAATTCCCCTGACTGGGAGTGCATCAACTCTACAACCATCATGTACAGGAGCCATCTCTCTATCTCTGACCGTTCCATGTATCCTTCTGCTTACTCTTTTGGTAttacattctttttttatttcccTTCCTTTCTTCATCAATTCAAACcctcttccttccttccttctttctctcttattattattattattctctGCCTGCCTCTAGACAGAGTGTTCGGCCCTGAGTGTTGTACCAGGCAAGTCTATGACCAAGGGGCCAAGGAAGTAGCTTTCTCTGTTGTCAGTGGCGTTAATGGTTTGACATCTCTGCATTTCACTCTTCCTCacgttttcttttttattcttctCTTACTTTATATTTCACTTGGTTTTCAGCTAGCGTCTTTGCGTACGGGCAAACAAGCAGTGGAAAGACATACACCATGAGTGGAATTACTCACTGCACTTTGGTTGATATATATGACTACATTGACAAGGTAATTTAAGAGAACAAGCATCCTCATATCTCTTACCAGCCGATTCTATATTTGTTTCCGTGTGGTAGTTAATTTATCTGCTTACTGTAAGCAGCACAAGGAAAGAGAATTCATTCTAAAGTTCTCCGCCATGGAGATCTATAATGAGTCTGTGCGAGATCTCTTAAGTACAGATAGTAGTCCGCTCAGACTTCTAGATGATCCTGaggtaaatataatattttcattcttttttgttttgtttggtaaTCTCTCATACGAAGTTCATTTTCCTTCTGACAGAAAGGGACAGTTGTTGAGAAACTCACAGAGGAAAACTCTGCGCGGACTGGAATCATTTCAAGGAGCTCCTTTCTGTTTGCGAAGGTAAAAGACAGTCTAAATCCGGTATATATCTAAATTTTCTAATTAGTTatgttttgtaataattttCATGGTCATTTAATCATTTTCAGCTCAGCGGCAAATTGGAGAGACAGCTCTGAATGAAGTTAGCTCCCGGTCTCAATCAGATTTTGAGATTGGTTAGGCATCTccttgatttatatttttatggtttAAACGCTGCATTTCTTTGTGAGCTTTATATCTTAGTTCTTCTACTACTTTCTTACAGACAGTTGAAAGCACGGCTCGTGAATTTTTCACTAACGATAAATTTAGTACACTAACAGCAACAGTGGTAAACTCTCCATCACATTGTCTGCTAAAAAAATGTTGTTGAAAAGGATCTATAGAGTAATTACTTGGTCCTGCAGAACTTTATTGATCTTGCTGGAAGTGAACGTGCATCTCAGTCATTATCAGCCGGCACAAGGTTGAAAGAAGGTTGTCATATAAACCGAAGTTTGTTAACGCTGGGAACTGTCATCCGTAAGCTAAGGTTGGCTTCTGAGCACACTTAGCTTCTTCCATAAcgattctctttatttttttttctttttgcaatcACTAATTATTATATGGCTAATATTCATGCAGTAAAGGAAAAACTGGTCACATTCCATCAGAGATTCAAAACTGACGCGCATACTTCAGTCTTCCTTGGGAGGAAATGCCAGAACCGCCATAATATGTACCATGAGTCCTGCAAGAATCCATGTTGAGCAATCAAGAAACACGCTTCTATTCGCGAGCTGTGCAAAGGAGGTGACAACGAATGCACAAGTCAATGTCGTCATGTCTGATAAGGCTTTAGTGAAACACTTGCAGAGGGAGTTGGCTAAACTGGAAAGTGAGTTGAGAAGCCCTGGTCAGCCTTCGGTTGCCTCTGACACAACAACTGCATTACTGACGGAGAAGGACCTCGAGGTTGAAAGGTA
It contains:
- the LOC117130570 gene encoding LOW QUALITY PROTEIN: kinesin-like protein KIN-7H (The sequence of the model RefSeq protein was modified relative to this genomic sequence to represent the inferred CDS: inserted 1 base in 1 codon; deleted 2 bases in 1 codon) — its product is MMMTTEADQMQGPSGGGGGGCEEKISVSVRLRPLNDKEMLRNNSPDWECINSTTIMYRSHLSISDRSMYPSAYSFDRVFGPECCTRQVYDQGAKEVAFSVVSGVNASVFAYGQTSSGKTYTMSGITHCTLVDIYDYIDKHKEREFILKFSAMEIYNESVRDLLSTDSSPLRLLDDPEKGTVVEKLTEENCADWNHFKELLSVCEAQRQIGETALNEVSSRSSTTFLQTVESTAREFFTNDKFSTLTATVNFIDLAGSERASQSLSAGTRLKEGCHINRSLLTLGTVIRKLSKGKTGHIXIRDSKLTRILQSSLGGNARTAIICTMSPARIHVEQSRNTLLFASCAKEVTTNAQVNVVMSDKALVKHLQRELAKLESELRSPGQPSVASDTTTALLTEKDLEVE